GCTGCCTAAAACCCCACTAGTTACAGGATTTGTACACAAGGAAACCCAATATTTTTATATGTAAGAAAAAACTGTTTGCAATATCTTTCTCTTAAGGGGTGTTTAAAAAGTGTTCAAATTTGTAATGTCATGTTATTATTCCTCATTAATCGCATTTGTAGGACTGGAGGATAAATTGCATATCCTGAGCTGCAATTGTATTATTTTCCAAATGCACATgaaaaaaatttcacaaactgCTACACACAACACAATAAATTAATTTCTACTTTCAATCTTCCAAGATAATGCATTTTCATTTTTGGTCACAGGAAACCATAATCTGAAGATAGAGTAATTCTAGATCACACAGTGAAATAATATTACGACTTGTTAAATCAAAAGTAAATAGTGCAAATATCAGGGTAATTGAAATAATGCAGATATGATGGATGTGAatttattaaaacagaaaagaaaaaaagaaaactaaatctACCCACAGTGGATGAAGTCTGTTAAGTCATAGACATTTAGGGAAAGATTTTAGTAGGAAGTGCAAAAATAAGAAATGAGCTGCCCAATTTATGTATAGGAAAATGTTTTAGATTCACATTTTGTTGAGGTCTATGAGGAGAAAGGTTTTCTTACTTCAGTTGAATAAATTTGACACCCGTGAGCAGTTCTTCCAACGATTTTAAAAGTCAATACATATTGTACAGCAGTATAATTGTAAAATATTCCtgaaattaaaatttaatttgCTGCTCAAGGGAAGACGGAAGCAATTCTACATAAGTATTCGGTTTGCAAGATGTTCGCAAAAATAAGTTATGCTGTATGTGTTTATTACAACTActgtaaaatgtaataattttaactaaaaatataaaatacaaaaacacttAGTTATATTGCTGACATCAATTCTAATGTAAGGCTGTTAAAAATTCTAAACCTGCATTATGAATCACATTAATTCTTCAGAAATAACCCTATTTCACTTAATAGATTCACGCTTTGTGAGATCTATTAGAAATGATTGTCATTTAAAGCATTACTATGCCACAGTGCAGGCTGAAGGGATTAGATCTGAAGAGTGCGAAAGAAATGGAAGCATTGGATAGTGTTGATTTAAAATGTAgaaattaatgattatttgcaaAGCATGCAACCCCAACccatcaagaaaaaaaatgaacattcatATCTGGACAATCATAAAAACAGAAACGCTCCACATTCTCCTTGTTATTCCTTCTTCAAATGTACTTGCAGGAACTTGATGTTACGCAGTTGTGTCCTGCTTGAGCCTTTGGCTGCGGGCCTTGTAAACTTCAATCAGCAGGTCTTTAACATACTGGATTTCACGTTCGACGGACTCTGCCTTGTCCCGCAGTTCCCGGTTCCTTCCTTCAAGGCAATGCAGTTGTTCCTCCAAAGAATCTAGCTCCGCCCTTTTTCGCTGGCGATACCTGTTTGGGGAAAACAAATATTAATTTTTCAGTCATTATCGTAATtatgcaaataaatatatttttgtacaATGATGGTTAAACATTACCTGTGAGCAGCAGTTTTGTTCTGAtctcttttcttttgtttgcgCTCCCCGCCTTCTCCTGGAATGATGTCCACTTCGTATTTCACAGGACAGTCGTCCTTCAACCTGCATGCTTGTCTGTGCCCTGAAGATTCCAAGTTCAAACTCTCCCTTGCCAACAAAAGACACTCTGGGCCCTGATCTTCAAGGAAATTACAGTGTAAATCATGCTGCCCTATCTGTAGACTTTCTGCTTTGAGCTGTTCGTTGACGTTGCCTAAGAAGCTGTGATAGGCCTCAGACTGTGGTGTCGCCGGAAGATAACAACCTTCACTGCTTTCACTTTTCCAAGAAACAGTGGCTTTTGTCACCTCCACACTAGTCTTGATGCTGTTCAACACCTCGTTGTTACCTGCACTGACCTCCCTCATGCTGTACATCAATAGATCCTCTTTCTTATGTGCAACATCAAGTGATCCACCAAAACCAAATCCGCCACCAACAATCTTTGTACCACCTAAGACATCTTGGCTGAAACAAcaattcttctcttcttttggtaGAACTGGACATCGTCTGACCTCAACTGCACTTCCCAGACAGTAGCTTTTTCCTACCAGTTGCTCGTCCTCTACGCAGTTATAATTACCTGTCAGGGTCACTGCTGAGTTACCTGAGTTACTTCCTTTTGAACTCAACAAACTGTTATCATAGCTTTCACTGAACCTCAACCCATCAGGAACTCTTTTCCTACCACACCCACTGGGGCGACTGCAGCTGTATGGGGCGTGTCTAGGAATTTTGGATCGCCCAATGGGCCCGCCACAGATGCTCAGGAGGTCCAGTTCACCGGTTGCCAGGGTAACAAGAAGTGGGCTTGATTCCGATTGGTTGGATGCAGCGTATGATGCGTATGGCAGCTGACTGAACGGCTGAGGACCCGCAGGCAGTGGACCCCTGTCGCATTTTCCCAGCCTCGGCCCTTTCTCTGGCAGTGGTTCGGACAGGAAGTAGTCCTCTAGTTGGGCGAGTTCCTCTTGCAGCAGAGAGGTCATGACCTCCAAGTCAGAGGGCACCTGGATATCATTCTGAAGGGGTGAAGGGGGAAGGGAGGCATTGGTGGAGGAGGGAGGGGAAGGAGGGTGTGGGAGGTATGAGGAGAAATCCACTTCTTCTGTCATCCAGTCAGTAAGACCATCACCTATGCACGAGAGAAATAAAATCCTCATAAGCTGTTTGTTGAAATCCAACGCTGCAGCTAAATCATGCAAACAGTCCGAAAACATTAATCATcccaaatgacaaaaaacagg
The Sphaeramia orbicularis chromosome 14, fSphaOr1.1, whole genome shotgun sequence DNA segment above includes these coding regions:
- the atf5a gene encoding uncharacterized protein atf5a; the protein is MMATSAPVWKTLRVCPADPLALSHPQANHSQSQGCRGEVSEESQHLIGDGLTDWMTEEVDFSSYLPHPPSPPSSTNASLPPSPLQNDIQVPSDLEVMTSLLQEELAQLEDYFLSEPLPEKGPRLGKCDRGPLPAGPQPFSQLPYASYAASNQSESSPLLVTLATGELDLLSICGGPIGRSKIPRHAPYSCSRPSGCGRKRVPDGLRFSESYDNSLLSSKGSNSGNSAVTLTGNYNCVEDEQLVGKSYCLGSAVEVRRCPVLPKEEKNCCFSQDVLGGTKIVGGGFGFGGSLDVAHKKEDLLMYSMREVSAGNNEVLNSIKTSVEVTKATVSWKSESSEGCYLPATPQSEAYHSFLGNVNEQLKAESLQIGQHDLHCNFLEDQGPECLLLARESLNLESSGHRQACRLKDDCPVKYEVDIIPGEGGERKQKKRDQNKTAAHRYRQRKRAELDSLEEQLHCLEGRNRELRDKAESVEREIQYVKDLLIEVYKARSQRLKQDTTA